The proteins below are encoded in one region of Flavobacterium sp. IMCC34852:
- the hppD gene encoding 4-hydroxyphenylpyruvate dioxygenase, with the protein MSKEIKSVEYGLEKIFEGAQDFLPLLGTDYVEFYVGNAKQAAHFYKTAFGFQSHAYAGLETGMRDRASYVLKQDKIRLVLTTALNSDSPIGEHVKKHGDGVKIIALWVEDARSAFEETIKRGARVYLEPTVEKDEHGEVVRAGIYTYGETVHMFVERKNYHGAFLPGYKEWKSDYNPKPVGLKYVDHMVGNVGWNEMNTWVKWYEDVMGFVNFLSFDDKQITTEYSALMSKVMSNGNGRIKFPINEPAEGKKRSQIEEYLDFYEGSGVQHIAVATDDIITTVADMRARGIEFLTTPPQAYYDAIPERLKDHMSKFKEDINELQKLGIMIDADDEGYLLQIFTRPVEDRPTLFFEIIQRMGARGFGAGNFKALFESIEREQMLRGTL; encoded by the coding sequence ATGAGTAAAGAAATAAAATCCGTAGAATACGGTTTAGAAAAAATATTCGAAGGCGCACAAGATTTTCTGCCGCTTTTAGGAACCGATTATGTAGAGTTTTACGTGGGTAACGCCAAACAAGCTGCCCATTTTTACAAAACCGCTTTCGGTTTTCAATCACACGCTTATGCCGGACTTGAAACCGGAATGAGAGATCGCGCTTCTTACGTTTTAAAACAAGACAAAATCCGTTTGGTATTAACAACCGCGCTGAATAGTGATTCTCCTATTGGTGAACACGTAAAAAAACATGGAGACGGCGTAAAAATTATTGCTTTATGGGTAGAAGATGCTCGCTCAGCCTTTGAAGAAACCATCAAACGTGGCGCCAGAGTTTACCTGGAACCCACCGTAGAAAAAGACGAACACGGCGAAGTAGTTCGCGCCGGAATTTATACTTATGGTGAAACCGTTCACATGTTTGTAGAACGCAAAAATTACCATGGTGCATTCTTACCGGGCTACAAAGAATGGAAATCCGATTACAATCCGAAGCCGGTTGGTTTAAAATATGTAGACCACATGGTAGGTAACGTAGGTTGGAACGAGATGAATACTTGGGTAAAATGGTACGAAGACGTAATGGGATTTGTAAACTTCCTTTCCTTTGACGACAAACAAATTACTACCGAATATTCTGCCTTGATGTCAAAAGTAATGAGCAATGGTAACGGAAGAATAAAATTTCCTATCAACGAACCGGCAGAAGGGAAAAAACGTTCACAAATCGAAGAATATTTAGATTTCTATGAAGGTTCCGGTGTACAGCACATAGCAGTTGCTACCGATGATATCATCACTACCGTTGCCGATATGCGTGCCAGAGGAATCGAGTTCTTAACCACGCCGCCTCAAGCGTATTATGATGCGATTCCGGAAAGATTGAAAGACCATATGAGCAAATTCAAAGAAGACATCAATGAACTTCAAAAGTTAGGGATTATGATTGATGCAGATGATGAGGGTTACTTATTACAAATTTTTACGAGACCGGTTGAAGACAGACCAACCTTATTCTTCGAAATCATTCAAAGAATGGGTGCCAGAGGTTTTGGCGCAGGAAATTTCAAAGCTTTATTTGAATCTATCGAAAGGGAACAAATGTTGCGAGGAACATTGTAA
- the uvrC gene encoding excinuclease ABC subunit UvrC, whose protein sequence is MEIPSIELQLQTLPDSPGVYQYYDKDGKILYVGKAKNLKKRVSSYFNKLHDNAKTNVLVKKIVEIKHIVVTSEADALLLENNLIKKLQPRYNVLLKDDKTYPWICIKKEPFSRIFPTRRMVKDGSEYFGPYTNFKTVNTILDLIKELYPLRTCNYDLSQANIKSGKYKVCLEYHIGNCKGPCEGYETLEHYQKQVDAIREILKGNFKDSLRDFKKLMQELAMEMKFEAAQKVKEKIEVLENYQSRSTILNPKISNVDVFSIVSDETMAYVNFLQISHGAIIRSHTLEIKKKLDETDEELLELAVVELRERFHLTTKEIILPFELDFGDKIKVTVPQLGDKKQILELSQRNAKYQRLEQLKQIQIVDPERHTNRIMAQMQKDLRLSIEPRHIECFDNSNIQGTNPVSACVVFKDGKPSKKDYRHFNIKTVEGPNDFASMEEVVYRRYKRMLDEKQPLPQLIIIDGGKGQLSSALKSIDDLGLRGKIAIIGIAKRLEELFYPGDSVPLYLDKKSETLKIIQHLRNEAHRFGITHHRDKRSKSALQTSMETIPGIGEKTMLALIKHFKSVKRLQLATEKEISEVIGASKAKKISEFYNIGKS, encoded by the coding sequence ATGGAAATCCCATCTATAGAACTCCAACTCCAAACCTTGCCCGATAGTCCGGGTGTTTATCAATATTATGATAAAGACGGGAAAATTTTATATGTGGGCAAAGCCAAAAACCTAAAAAAAAGGGTTTCCTCCTATTTCAACAAACTCCACGACAATGCCAAAACGAATGTATTGGTCAAGAAGATAGTGGAAATCAAACATATAGTCGTTACCTCTGAAGCTGATGCGCTTTTGTTGGAAAACAACCTCATCAAAAAACTGCAACCACGTTATAATGTACTGCTCAAAGACGACAAAACCTATCCTTGGATTTGCATCAAAAAAGAACCGTTTTCCAGAATCTTCCCAACGCGAAGAATGGTCAAAGACGGTTCGGAATATTTTGGCCCGTACACCAATTTCAAAACAGTCAACACGATTTTAGATTTAATTAAAGAACTGTATCCGTTGCGCACCTGCAACTACGATTTAAGCCAAGCCAATATCAAGTCGGGGAAATACAAAGTGTGTTTGGAATACCATATCGGCAACTGTAAAGGTCCGTGTGAAGGCTATGAAACTTTGGAACATTACCAAAAACAAGTCGATGCCATTCGCGAAATCCTAAAAGGCAATTTCAAAGACAGTTTGCGCGATTTCAAAAAACTGATGCAGGAATTGGCCATGGAAATGAAATTCGAAGCTGCCCAAAAAGTCAAAGAAAAAATTGAAGTTTTAGAAAACTATCAATCACGCTCCACGATTTTGAATCCGAAAATTTCTAATGTGGATGTGTTTTCTATTGTTTCTGATGAAACGATGGCTTATGTCAATTTTTTACAAATTTCTCACGGTGCCATTATCCGTTCGCACACTTTGGAAATCAAAAAGAAGCTAGACGAAACCGATGAAGAGTTATTAGAATTAGCGGTTGTTGAATTAAGAGAACGCTTTCACCTGACGACTAAAGAAATTATTTTGCCTTTTGAACTCGATTTTGGCGACAAAATAAAAGTCACCGTACCACAATTGGGGGACAAAAAACAAATTTTAGAACTGTCGCAGCGCAATGCCAAATACCAGCGTTTGGAACAATTGAAACAAATTCAAATCGTTGATCCGGAACGCCACACTAACCGCATTATGGCACAAATGCAAAAGGATTTAAGGCTTTCAATTGAACCGCGACATATTGAATGTTTTGACAATTCAAACATTCAGGGAACTAATCCGGTTTCGGCTTGTGTGGTTTTTAAAGATGGAAAGCCCAGCAAAAAAGACTACCGCCATTTCAATATCAAAACTGTTGAAGGACCGAATGATTTTGCCTCAATGGAAGAAGTCGTTTACCGAAGATACAAACGCATGTTAGACGAAAAGCAACCTCTACCACAACTCATCATTATTGACGGAGGCAAAGGACAATTATCTTCAGCATTAAAAAGTATTGACGATTTAGGTTTACGTGGTAAAATAGCCATCATTGGCATAGCCAAAAGACTGGAAGAGTTATTTTATCCCGGCGATTCAGTTCCTTTGTATTTGGACAAAAAATCGGAAACTTTAAAAATCATCCAACATTTGCGCAACGAAGCGCATCGTTTCGGAATTACCCATCATCGGGACAAACGCAGCAAATCGGCTTTGCAAACTTCGATGGAAACCATCCCGGGAATTGGTGAAAAAACCATGTTGGCTTTAATAAAACATTTTAAAAGTGTTAAAAGATTGCAATTGGCCACCGAAAAAGAAATTTCTGAGGTTATTGGTGCCTCAAAAGCCAAAAAAATTTCCGAATTTTACAACATTGGTAAATCCTAG
- a CDS encoding DUF3108 domain-containing protein produces MKKVIVLILFFITVSFDTQKPEAYDVGEWFKFRIHYGFINAGYATLEIKEAVRENKKVYHVIGKGYTVGMSRFFFKVDDNYETYFDKITNKPYQFVRKIDEGGYTKNQEGFFNQATNKVLVKNYKNNTEKTFAVTENVQDILSTFYYLRNHPNIDKLKVGESVVVDMFFDDEIFKFKLKFIGREQLKTKFGTASTMIFRPFVQSGRVFKEEESLTVWVSDDENKIPLRIKASLAVGSIKADLDGFKGLKNPFMVKLKK; encoded by the coding sequence ATGAAAAAAGTTATCGTTTTAATTTTGTTTTTTATCACTGTCAGTTTTGATACTCAAAAACCGGAGGCCTATGACGTTGGCGAATGGTTCAAGTTCAGAATCCACTACGGATTCATCAACGCCGGATATGCTACGCTGGAAATCAAAGAAGCCGTTAGAGAAAATAAAAAGGTATATCATGTTATTGGTAAAGGCTACACCGTAGGAATGTCCCGCTTCTTTTTCAAAGTAGATGACAACTACGAAACTTATTTTGACAAAATCACCAATAAACCCTACCAATTTGTCCGAAAAATAGACGAAGGCGGTTATACTAAAAATCAGGAAGGTTTTTTTAATCAGGCCACTAACAAAGTATTGGTTAAAAACTATAAAAACAATACCGAAAAAACATTTGCCGTTACTGAAAATGTGCAAGACATTTTATCAACCTTTTATTATTTGAGAAATCATCCCAATATTGATAAGCTTAAAGTGGGAGAATCTGTCGTGGTAGATATGTTTTTTGATGATGAAATTTTTAAATTCAAATTAAAATTTATCGGCAGAGAGCAATTAAAAACAAAATTCGGAACGGCATCAACAATGATCTTTAGACCTTTTGTACAATCAGGTAGAGTATTTAAAGAAGAAGAAAGTCTGACCGTTTGGGTATCCGATGACGAAAATAAAATACCTTTGCGAATCAAAGCCAGTTTAGCCGTTGGCTCCATCAAAGCTGATTTGGACGGCTTCAAGGGATTAAAAAATCCTTTTATGGTTAAATTAAAAAAATAA
- a CDS encoding patatin-like phospholipase family protein: protein MKKTILLLVGLFFLQVVVAQDSTKAKRPKIGLVLSGGGAKGFAHIGVLKVLEESGVKIDYIGGTSMGAVVGGLYASGYSAAQIDSIFYNTNFDELLQDYIPRSSKNFYEKRNDEMYAISLPFHKFKIGIPIALSKGMYNYNLLSKLTHKVRHVRKFDELPIPFLCLATDIETGEAIILKDGYLAQALLASSAFPSLFSPVEIDGRVLIDGGVVNNYPVEEVRKMGADIIIGVDVQDDLKDRDALKDATRILVQITNLDMIKSMNDKKKITDIYIKPDISNYGVISFDQGREIIKKGELAALLELDKIKKLSNPENEFKLNNHLTDNDTLFIKSISLNKLDNYTRAYVLGKLRFKNGKKISYEDLKTGINNINATQNFSRISYTIEPYQGADELKLNLTENTTKTFLKFGLHYDGLYKSALLTNITQKKSLFKNDVVSLDVGLGDNIRYNLDYYIDNGFYWSFGLKSRFNQFNRNVETDFRDGEVLGQLGLSSINIDFSDFTNQAYMQTVFIQKFLIGAGLEFKHLKIRSENLGETNPTFEKSNYTSIFGYMKYDSFDNKLFPKKGWFFSGDIQSFIYSSDYTQEFNRYSIAKGEIGIVKTFYKKATVKLQSDLGFVFGNDSVHFFDFVLGGYGYNTINNFKHFYGYDFLSLAADSYIKSCITFDYEFFKKNHINFAANFANVEDDLFRTGNWLSKPTYNGYAIGYALESVIGPVEVKYTWSPELTRGYTFISVGFWF, encoded by the coding sequence ATGAAAAAAACTATACTACTTCTTGTTGGACTCTTTTTTCTTCAAGTGGTTGTGGCACAAGATTCGACTAAAGCCAAAAGACCAAAAATCGGTTTGGTGCTTAGTGGCGGCGGTGCCAAAGGGTTTGCTCATATTGGTGTTTTAAAAGTTTTAGAAGAATCCGGAGTTAAAATAGATTACATCGGCGGCACCAGTATGGGCGCAGTAGTTGGTGGTTTGTATGCGTCGGGTTACAGCGCGGCTCAAATCGATTCTATTTTTTACAACACTAACTTTGACGAATTGTTGCAAGATTACATTCCGCGTTCTTCCAAAAATTTTTATGAGAAGCGAAATGACGAAATGTATGCTATCTCATTGCCTTTCCACAAATTCAAAATCGGCATTCCCATTGCGCTTTCCAAAGGAATGTACAATTATAATTTATTGTCAAAACTAACGCATAAAGTCAGACATGTTAGAAAATTTGACGAACTCCCGATTCCTTTTTTATGCCTAGCCACTGATATAGAAACCGGAGAAGCCATCATCTTAAAAGACGGTTATTTGGCGCAAGCTTTATTAGCGAGTTCTGCTTTTCCCTCCTTATTTTCTCCTGTAGAAATTGACGGCAGGGTTTTAATTGACGGCGGCGTGGTTAACAATTATCCGGTAGAAGAGGTTCGTAAAATGGGTGCCGACATTATTATTGGGGTTGATGTTCAAGATGATTTAAAAGATCGTGACGCGTTGAAAGATGCTACTCGGATTTTAGTACAAATCACTAACCTGGACATGATCAAAAGCATGAACGATAAAAAGAAAATCACTGATATTTATATCAAACCCGACATTTCCAATTATGGCGTGATTTCGTTTGATCAAGGACGTGAAATCATCAAAAAAGGGGAATTAGCCGCGTTGCTCGAATTAGATAAAATAAAAAAGTTGTCCAACCCGGAAAATGAATTCAAACTCAATAATCACTTAACCGATAACGACACCTTATTCATAAAAAGCATCAGTTTAAACAAATTGGACAATTACACCAGAGCTTATGTATTGGGTAAACTACGCTTTAAAAACGGAAAAAAAATCAGTTACGAAGATTTGAAAACCGGAATCAATAATATCAATGCAACCCAAAATTTCAGCCGAATCAGTTATACCATTGAGCCTTATCAAGGTGCCGATGAATTGAAATTAAACCTGACCGAAAACACCACCAAAACTTTTTTGAAATTTGGTTTGCATTACGACGGCTTGTATAAAAGTGCATTATTGACCAACATTACCCAGAAAAAGTCGCTTTTCAAAAACGATGTTGTTTCGCTTGACGTTGGACTTGGCGATAATATTCGCTACAATTTAGATTACTATATTGACAATGGATTTTATTGGAGTTTCGGGCTCAAATCCAGATTCAATCAATTCAATCGCAATGTAGAAACCGATTTCAGAGACGGAGAAGTTTTAGGCCAATTGGGTTTGAGCTCTATCAATATTGACTTTTCAGATTTCACCAACCAAGCTTATATGCAAACCGTTTTTATACAAAAGTTTCTCATTGGCGCCGGATTGGAATTCAAACACCTGAAAATTAGATCCGAAAATCTGGGAGAAACCAATCCAACTTTCGAAAAAAGCAATTACACCAGCATTTTTGGGTATATGAAATATGATTCTTTTGACAACAAATTATTCCCCAAAAAGGGATGGTTCTTCTCAGGGGATATCCAATCATTTATCTATTCTTCCGATTATACCCAAGAATTTAATCGGTATTCCATCGCCAAAGGAGAAATTGGAATTGTGAAAACATTCTACAAAAAAGCGACGGTCAAATTACAATCTGATTTAGGATTTGTTTTTGGCAATGACAGTGTCCACTTTTTTGATTTTGTGCTTGGTGGTTATGGCTACAACACAATCAACAACTTTAAACATTTTTATGGTTATGATTTTTTGAGTTTGGCTGCTGATAGCTATATCAAGTCTTGTATTACTTTTGATTACGAGTTTTTCAAAAAAAACCACATCAATTTTGCCGCCAATTTTGCCAATGTGGAAGATGATTTGTTCCGAACAGGCAATTGGCTTTCCAAACCCACCTACAACGGTTATGCCATTGGCTATGCCTTGGAATCAGTCATCGGTCCGGTAGAAGTAAAATATACTTGGTCGCCCGAACTTACCCGAGGCTATACTTTTATCAGCGTCGGTTTTTGGTTCTAA
- a CDS encoding tryptophan 2,3-dioxygenase family protein — MNNKTTNYNQVLTDLEEKFEAINQKTETHLEGLLWAKPITYWDYIQTDALLNLQTQRTVLPDEMVFVMYHQVNELLFKMILWEIKQLCHNEKPKTDFFTEKLRRISRYFDMLTTSFDIMGDGMEVEQYMKFRNTLTPASGFQSAQYRLIEFSSTDLINLIDYRFRATIDRNTPYSHAFEHLYWQAAGKDYQTGEKSYLILEFERKYREEFLRYMEEYNTINIWQKFKQLPSEDQQNPELVKAMRHYDYTVNITWVMGHLNAAKKYIESGQGSGEATGGSDWKKYMHPKYQRRIFFPELWSEEELKNWGEGL; from the coding sequence ATGAACAACAAAACAACAAACTACAACCAAGTCCTAACTGATTTAGAAGAAAAATTTGAGGCCATAAACCAAAAAACCGAAACCCATCTCGAAGGTTTGCTTTGGGCTAAACCCATAACCTATTGGGATTATATTCAAACCGATGCGCTTCTGAATCTGCAAACCCAAAGAACTGTTTTGCCCGACGAAATGGTCTTTGTTATGTACCATCAAGTCAATGAATTGTTATTCAAAATGATTTTATGGGAAATAAAACAACTTTGTCACAACGAAAAACCAAAAACTGATTTTTTTACTGAAAAACTTCGAAGAATCAGCCGCTATTTTGATATGCTTACCACTTCTTTCGATATTATGGGCGACGGAATGGAAGTAGAACAATACATGAAATTCAGAAACACTTTAACTCCGGCCAGCGGATTTCAAAGTGCACAATATCGCTTGATAGAATTCTCTTCAACGGATTTAATCAACTTAATTGATTACAGATTCCGAGCAACTATTGACCGAAATACACCTTATTCTCATGCTTTCGAACACTTGTATTGGCAAGCCGCCGGAAAAGATTATCAAACCGGTGAAAAATCATACCTGATTTTAGAATTCGAAAGAAAATACCGCGAAGAGTTTCTTCGATACATGGAAGAATACAACACCATCAATATTTGGCAAAAATTCAAACAACTTCCGTCAGAAGACCAACAAAATCCAGAATTAGTTAAAGCCATGCGCCATTACGATTACACCGTAAATATCACTTGGGTAATGGGTCATTTAAACGCCGCCAAAAAATACATCGAAAGCGGTCAAGGTTCAGGCGAAGCTACCGGCGGAAGCGATTGGAAAAAATACATGCATCCCAAATACCAACGCCGCATATTTTTCCCTGAATTGTGGAGTGAAGAAGAATTAAAAAATTGGGGCGAAGGACTATAA
- a CDS encoding amino acid permease, whose protein sequence is MSIWKRKPMALLLAEASESEKGLKRTLTAWSLVALGIGAIIGAGLFVRTATAAAQNAGPSVTIGFIVAAIGCALAGLCYAELSSSIPIAGSAYTYTYATMGEFLAWIIGWDLILEYAVGAATVGIAWSEYLNNLLVNVLHVSPIPYEFCHSPFQTSVDGVNGIINLPALFIVGAISLLLIKGTQESAFVNGIIVVVKVAIVVMIIVFGWSFIDDANHTPYIPEPSVFTDEHGIGHSYGGILGILGAAGTVFFAFIGFDAVSTAAQETKNPKRDMPIGILGSLAICTVLYILFAHVLTGLESVEFFRTGGKEASVANAIASAMPGYEWLGQFVTVAILAGFSSVILVMLLGQSRVFYSMGNDGLLPKAFSEVHPKYKTPYKANLAILVIVGLFAAFVPGDIVGDMTSIGTLFAFILVCVSVIVLRKTEPNMKREFKTPLVPLVPILGILVCLAMIYGLGWTNWLRLLGWLALGFIVYFGYSKKRSKLNNPNNQE, encoded by the coding sequence ATGTCAATTTGGAAAAGAAAACCCATGGCGCTATTATTAGCAGAAGCGTCAGAATCTGAAAAAGGATTGAAAAGAACATTAACCGCTTGGTCTTTGGTTGCCTTGGGAATCGGAGCTATCATTGGCGCCGGTTTATTCGTTAGAACTGCCACTGCTGCTGCTCAAAATGCCGGACCTTCAGTAACCATTGGTTTTATTGTAGCCGCTATCGGTTGTGCTTTAGCCGGATTATGTTATGCCGAATTGTCCTCTTCTATTCCCATTGCCGGAAGTGCTTACACTTACACCTATGCCACTATGGGTGAATTCTTGGCGTGGATCATCGGTTGGGATTTAATTTTAGAATACGCTGTTGGAGCAGCTACTGTAGGTATTGCTTGGAGTGAATACCTCAACAACCTGCTGGTCAATGTGCTCCATGTGAGCCCAATTCCGTATGAGTTTTGTCATTCCCCTTTCCAAACTTCTGTAGATGGCGTTAACGGAATCATCAATTTACCGGCTTTATTTATTGTTGGAGCCATTAGTTTACTTCTAATCAAAGGAACACAAGAATCCGCTTTTGTAAACGGAATCATTGTCGTTGTGAAAGTGGCTATTGTAGTAATGATTATTGTTTTTGGTTGGAGTTTTATTGATGATGCCAATCATACGCCTTACATTCCTGAACCAAGCGTTTTTACTGATGAACATGGAATCGGACATAGTTATGGTGGTATTTTAGGAATTCTCGGTGCTGCGGGAACAGTATTCTTTGCTTTCATCGGATTTGATGCCGTGAGTACAGCCGCTCAGGAAACCAAAAATCCAAAACGCGATATGCCAATCGGTATTTTAGGCTCATTGGCTATTTGTACCGTTTTGTACATTCTTTTTGCACACGTTTTAACCGGTTTAGAATCAGTAGAATTCTTCAGAACAGGAGGAAAAGAAGCCTCTGTTGCCAATGCCATTGCTTCAGCAATGCCGGGTTACGAATGGTTAGGTCAGTTTGTTACTGTGGCCATCTTAGCCGGATTCTCTTCTGTTATTTTGGTAATGTTATTAGGCCAATCGAGAGTTTTCTATTCTATGGGTAATGACGGATTGTTGCCAAAAGCTTTCAGCGAAGTACATCCTAAATACAAAACACCATACAAAGCCAACTTAGCTATCCTTGTGATTGTAGGCCTTTTTGCTGCCTTTGTTCCCGGAGATATTGTAGGTGATATGACCAGCATTGGAACCCTATTCGCCTTTATCTTAGTTTGTGTTTCTGTAATTGTTTTAAGAAAAACAGAGCCGAATATGAAACGTGAATTCAAAACACCTTTGGTACCATTAGTACCAATATTAGGAATTTTAGTTTGCTTGGCTATGATTTATGGTTTAGGTTGGACCAATTGGTTAAGACTACTTGGTTGGTTAGCCCTAGGCTTTATTGTTTACTTTGGTTACAGCAAAAAAAGAAGCAAGCTGAACAACCCAAATAATCAAGAATAA
- a CDS encoding pyridoxal-dependent decarboxylase, translating into MKFWKKLTNNERKERIEKALHNNVNFSKDTSLGYPASKLDSRVFNDDAPFLKDAPILQTYVANPNNIGCHTFGTSEKAFNGTHDIEREVLNVIAVDIFKAEPNGFDGYISPGGTEANIQAIWMFRNFFMNNLDAKGEEIAIVASEDTHYSIPKASNLLQLDWLKIPVDFDTRAIDKIKLEEIILKAKNKGKKYFIVVSNMGTTMFGSVDNPEEYITVFEKYNLHFKLHIDGAYGGFVYPFSNQQSDINFSNPKISSITIDAHKMLQAPYGTGVFICRKGYIENVLTKEAEYVEGMDLTLCGSRSGANAVAVWMILFTYGPNGWFEKVSVLQMRTQFLCNQLDAMNIQYFREPYMNIVTIKAVYIPQEIAVKYDLVPQQHDENNKWYKIVLMDHVEVEHLTTFIEDLMAINYA; encoded by the coding sequence ATGAAATTCTGGAAAAAACTGACCAACAACGAAAGAAAAGAGCGCATTGAAAAGGCATTACACAACAATGTCAATTTTTCAAAAGACACTTCCTTGGGTTATCCTGCATCAAAATTAGACAGCAGAGTATTTAACGATGACGCGCCATTTTTAAAAGACGCGCCTATTTTGCAAACATATGTAGCGAATCCGAATAACATTGGCTGTCACACTTTTGGGACTTCAGAGAAAGCCTTTAACGGAACACATGATATAGAACGTGAAGTGCTGAATGTGATAGCCGTGGATATTTTTAAGGCAGAGCCGAATGGTTTTGACGGTTACATTTCACCCGGTGGCACTGAAGCCAATATTCAGGCCATTTGGATGTTCCGCAATTTTTTCATGAATAATTTGGATGCCAAAGGAGAAGAAATTGCCATTGTGGCTTCAGAAGACACGCATTATTCGATTCCGAAAGCGTCTAATTTATTACAACTCGATTGGCTGAAAATTCCGGTTGATTTTGATACGCGTGCAATTGATAAAATCAAGTTGGAAGAAATAATCCTCAAGGCTAAAAACAAAGGCAAAAAGTATTTTATTGTCGTTTCAAATATGGGCACAACGATGTTTGGCTCAGTAGACAATCCGGAAGAATATATCACTGTTTTTGAAAAATACAATTTGCATTTCAAACTTCATATTGACGGTGCTTACGGTGGTTTTGTTTATCCGTTCAGCAACCAGCAATCGGATATTAATTTTAGTAATCCCAAGATTAGTTCCATCACTATTGATGCCCATAAAATGTTGCAAGCGCCTTATGGGACAGGCGTTTTTATTTGCCGAAAAGGCTATATCGAAAACGTGTTAACCAAAGAAGCGGAGTATGTAGAAGGAATGGATTTAACGTTGTGCGGTAGCAGAAGTGGTGCCAATGCCGTGGCGGTTTGGATGATATTATTTACTTACGGACCTAATGGTTGGTTTGAAAAAGTAAGCGTGCTGCAAATGCGAACCCAGTTTTTGTGTAACCAATTGGACGCGATGAATATTCAATATTTCCGCGAGCCGTATATGAATATCGTAACGATTAAAGCCGTATACATTCCGCAGGAAATAGCCGTGAAATACGACTTGGTACCACAGCAACACGACGAAAACAACAAGTGGTACAAAATTGTGTTGATGGATCACGTAGAAGTAGAACATTTGACTACTTTTATAGAAGATTTGATGGCTATCAATTATGCTTAA
- a CDS encoding homogentisate 1,2-dioxygenase has translation MPLYHKLGNIPPKRHTIFRKPNGDLYYEQLFGTVGFDGMSTNSYHEHRPTQVKEIRRQYSVAPKISKANNIQSYRLRGFQVNPENDFLESRKIVLTNSDCHIVLAAPKKSTTEYFYKNTDSDEMIFIHKGSGKLRTMLGNIDFKYGDYLIIPRGIIYKIDFDTEDNRLFIVESHRPIYTPKRYRNWFGQLLEHSPFCERDIRRPYELETYDEKGEFVIKVKKKDEIFDMVYATHPFDVIGYDGYNYPYAFSIHDFEPLTGRIHQPPPVHQTFETDAFVVCSFVPRLYDYHPDAIPAPYNHSNIDSDEVLYYVDGDFMSRNDIEAGHISLHPAGIPHGPHPGAAERSIGKKDTQELAVMVDTFKPLMVTEEAMKIADDKYYQSWLE, from the coding sequence ATGCCACTATATCATAAATTGGGAAATATTCCCCCAAAAAGACATACCATCTTCCGCAAACCTAACGGAGATTTGTACTACGAACAATTGTTCGGTACCGTTGGTTTCGACGGCATGTCTACCAATTCTTATCACGAACACCGTCCAACACAAGTCAAGGAAATCAGAAGGCAATACAGCGTAGCACCCAAGATTTCAAAAGCCAATAACATTCAATCCTATCGCCTTCGCGGGTTTCAGGTCAATCCTGAAAACGACTTTTTGGAAAGCCGAAAAATCGTCTTAACCAACTCGGATTGTCACATTGTTTTGGCCGCACCTAAAAAATCAACCACCGAGTATTTCTATAAAAATACCGATTCCGATGAAATGATTTTCATCCACAAAGGTTCCGGAAAATTGAGAACCATGTTGGGCAATATTGATTTCAAATACGGAGATTACCTAATCATCCCACGAGGTATCATTTACAAAATAGATTTTGATACCGAAGACAATCGCTTGTTCATCGTAGAATCACACCGACCGATTTATACCCCAAAACGTTACAGAAACTGGTTCGGACAGTTATTAGAACATTCCCCGTTCTGCGAACGAGATATCCGTCGTCCATACGAATTAGAAACGTATGACGAAAAGGGAGAATTTGTCATCAAAGTAAAAAAGAAAGACGAAATTTTCGATATGGTTTATGCCACACATCCTTTTGATGTTATTGGCTACGACGGTTACAATTATCCGTATGCGTTTTCAATCCACGACTTCGAGCCGTTAACCGGAAGAATCCACCAACCGCCTCCGGTACACCAAACTTTTGAAACCGATGCATTTGTGGTTTGCTCTTTCGTACCGCGTTTATACGATTACCATCCGGATGCCATTCCGGCACCATACAACCACAGCAACATCGATTCTGATGAAGTATTGTACTATGTCGATGGCGATTTTATGAGTCGTAACGATATCGAAGCCGGACACATTTCACTTCACCCGGCCGGAATTCCACACGGTCCGCACCCGGGAGCTGCCGAGAGAAGTATCGGTAAAAAAGACACCCAAGAATTGGCCGTAATGGTAGACACGTTCAAACCGTTAATGGTCACCGAAGAAGCCATGAAAATTGCCGACGATAAGTATTATCAATCTTGGTTAGAATAA